A region from the Vicia villosa cultivar HV-30 ecotype Madison, WI unplaced genomic scaffold, Vvil1.0 ctg.000825F_1_1, whole genome shotgun sequence genome encodes:
- the LOC131631449 gene encoding formin-like protein 20 isoform X3, which translates to MLVKIDIRCRVQGDVVLECVHLNEDFLSEEMMFRVMFHTAFIRSNILVLSRDEIDILWDTKDQFPKDFKSEVLFLDADAVIPNLTTVNVSEEDENETESGSPEEFYEVEEIFSNVVDIQDSPKFRQNAVDVWKEYSDPPTFQDSTQDDGINQQVEWTDSVINEVKDITVDDVKYKLDERVDSDTHAVKDIAVDGGENKLTSTAVTFDMTETPERQEVTLNVHDELAVTRNNYDEDNDATLKELEPEEGQQTHDLAGSISGEKKQLSSDSKPVGDVVAEKQKAKQKEPRGFQEKQAKENATTRWIPSNKGSYQDSMHVSYPPIRHNSLPPVLSNATSAKEKMTNAKGRRISSSRSTNDLKSCNGDNSKSLESIWETDSNAQLSPLTPITESSHQSATQAPQLSSDQVLQPHLPPFPPPPPPPTSPSSSLDGKVSTIPQPPPQPPPQPPAPPPPFLSGFGKKNEEMDLQAATHPPPPPPPPSFSAQNRGSSLPLSTHRKPYYSSIGMVGENGGALPPSIGSVFASKVYKLVDGVSLPIPPPPPPPPPSSLPPNYGVTSIPPPPPPSPSLSYMDRAPPLLPPITPTSLNAPLPPPLSKSQPPPPPPLPLTPSFCKAPSTPLAISIAPLPPPLPHLSGARPPPLPSTSKTQPPPPPPLPSSSAEHPPPPPPPPSMSNIPPPPPPPIPPPPPLSLSCRASLPPPLPSISKGPLPPPPPPPFFGTPPSSFHPRSSRAPSPPPPLSKDPPFYRAPPPPPPPPPPFYGTPPPPPPPPPLFSSSGVPPTPSPSLPKAPPPPPPPPYLPTLSSEIPPTPPTLAMSKAPPSALNRAPPPPPPPYLPASNGAPQPPPPPPSMSKTPPPPPPPFYGAPPTPPPPPYLPASSGAPPPPPPPYLPTTSGAPPPPPPPFYGATPPPPPPPHSLSMAPPPPPPPFYGAPPPPPPPMHATQAPPPPPPPGGRGPPPPPPLGFRGPPPPPPPGFRGPPPPPLPGGHGPPPPPPPGGRGPAPPPPPGGHAPGAPAPPRLPGGAPPPPGADPRGRGRGLARPTGAAAPRRSSLKPLHWSKVTRALQGSLWEELQRHGETQIGQEFDVSELEKLFAVNVPKPAAAGGKSGGLGKSAGSKPEKITLVDLRRAYNTEIMLTKVKMPLPDMMAAVLALDDTVLDVDQVENLIKFCPTKEEMDLLKAYTGNKENLGKCEQFFMELMKVPRVESKLRVFCFKIQFQCQITEFNKSLNLVNSACEEVRNSVKLKEIMKKILYLGNALNQGTARGAAVGFKLDSLLKLTDTRASNSKMTLMHYLCKVLAEKSPTLLDFHLDLVSVDTASKIQLKSLAEEMQAITKGLEKVNQELAASESDGPVSEVFRKTLKDFVNEAKSQVDSVTRLYSDVGRNADALAQYFNEDPARCPFEQVTATLLNFIRMFLKAHDDNIKQAELEKKKAEKEAEIEKKAKKEAEMEKGKGSGLTRKSKKDNEEES; encoded by the exons ATGCTCGTGAAAATTGATATTCGTTGTCGTGTTCAAGGGGATGTCGTTCTTGAATGCGTACATTTAAACGAAGATTTCCTTAGTGAGGAGATGATGTTTAGAGTGATGTTTCATACTGCATTTATACGGTCAAATATTTTGGTGCTGAGCCGTGATGAAATCGATATATTGTGGGATACAAAGGATCAGTTCCCCAAGGATTTTAAATCTGAG GTGCTTTTTTTGGATGCTGATGCTGTTATACCTAATCTAACCACAGTCAATGtgagtgaagaagatgaaaatgagaCAGAAAGCGGTTCCCCTGAGGAATTCTACGAAGTGGAAGAGATTTTCAGCAATGTAGTTGATATACAGGATTCTCCAAAGTTTCGTCAAAATgcagtagatgtctggaaagagTATTCAGATCCTCCTACCTTTCAGGATTCTACGCAAGATGACGGGATTAACCAACAGGTTGAATGGACAGATTCTGTTATTAATGAGGTGAAAGACATCACGGTTGATGATGTGAAATACAAGCTTGATGAGCGTGTAGATTCAGATACTCATGCAGTGAAAGATATTGCTGTGGATGGTGGAGAAAATAAGTTAACTTCCACTGCTGTTACTTTTGATATGACGGAAACTCCGGAGAGACAGGAAGTCACTTTGAATGTGCATGATGAGTTAGCAGTTACGCGAAACAATTATGATGAAGACAATGATGCAACACTTAAAGAATTAGAGCCTGAGGAAGGGCAGCAGACGCATGATCTTGCCGGATCAATATCTGGTGAAAAGAAACAACTTTCTTCAGACTCAAAGCCAGTGGGAGACGTAGTTGCAGAAAAGCAAAAGGCTAAACAGAAAGAACCACGGGGATTTCAGGAAAAACAGGCAAAAGAAAATGCAACAACTAGGTGGATACCTTCTAACAAAGGTTCTTATCAAGATTCAATGCATGTTTCATATCCACCGATAAGGCATAATAGTTTACCACCTGTTTTGTCAAATGCTACCTCTGCGAAGGAGAAAATGACTAATGCCAAAGGAAGACGTATTTCTAGTTCTCGTTCGACAAATGATCTGAAAAGTTGTAATGGGGACAATTCAAAATCTCTAGAAAGCATATGGGAAACTGATTCAAACGCCCAGCTGTCACCATTGACACCAATTACAGAGTCATCTCATCAGTCAGCTACTCAAGCACCACAGTTGAGCTCTGATCAAGTGCTACAACCTCATCTCCCCCCTTTCCCTCCACCCCCACCTCCACCCACATCACCATCTTCTTCCTTGGATGGTAAAGTGTCTACGATACCACAACCGCCGCCTCAACCGCCTCCTCAACCACCAGCACCACCTCCACCTTTTTTGTCAGGTTTTGGCAAGAAAAATGAAGAGATGGACTTACAAGCTGCAACTCATCCTCCTCCACCCCCACCTCCGCCTTCATTTTCTGCGCAAAATAGAGGGAGCTCATTACCTCTTTCTACTCACAGGAAGCCCTATTATTCATCAATTGGCATGGTTGGAGAAAATGGTGGTGCTTTACCTCCTTCAATAGGAAGTGTTTTTGCATCAAAAGTTTATAAATTAGTTGATGGAGTCTCTCTTCCCATTCCTCCTCCCCCACCACCTCCACCCCCTTCTTCTCTCCCCCCAAATTATGGAGTTACATCCATTCCTCCTCCACCACCTCCCTCACCTTCTTTGTCTTATATGGATAGAGCTCCACCACTCCTTCCTCCTATAACACCAACATCACTTAATGCTCCACTACCACCACCTTTAAGTAAATCTCAACCTCCACCTCCACCACCATTGCCGCTTACTCCTTCTTTTTGTAAAGCTCCATCAACCCCACTTGCTATTAGTATAGCTCCACTGCCTCCACCTCTACCTCATTTGAGTGGAGCACGACCTCCACCTCTTCCTTCAACAAGTAAAACACAACCTCCGccaccaccacctcttccttcaTCAAGTGCAGAacatccaccaccaccaccaccgcctCCTTCAATGTCTAACATCCCACCACCCCCACCCCCACCcataccaccaccaccaccactttCTCTATCTTGTAGAGCATCTCtaccaccacctcttccttcaATTTCTAAGGGCCCCCTACCCCCACCCCCTCCTCCACCATTCTTTGGAACTCCACCATCATCATTTCATCCTAGATCAAGTAGAGCACCTTCACCACCACCTCCTTTGTCCAAGGATCCACCATTCTATAGAGCTCCACCCCCACCCCCACCCCCACCCCCACCATTCTATGGaactccaccaccaccaccaccaccaccacctctttTTTCATCAAGTGGAGTACCTCCAACACCATCTCCTTCATTGCCTAAGGCCCCACCAcccccaccaccaccaccatatcTTCCTACATTAAGTAGTGAAATACCTCCAACACCACCAACTCTTGCAATGTCTAAGGCCCCACCTTCAGCACTCAATAGagctccaccaccaccaccaccaccatatcTTCCTGCATCTAATGGAGCACctcaaccaccaccaccacctccttcAATGTCTAAGaccccaccaccaccacctccaccatTCTATGGGGCTCCACCAaccccaccaccaccaccatatcTTCCTGCATCTAGTGGAGCACCaccgccaccaccaccaccatatcTTCCTACAACTAGTGGAGCACCACCTCCTCCACCTCCCCCTTTTTATGGAGcaacaccaccaccaccaccaccacctcatTCATTGTCTATGGCCCCACCACCCCCACCTCCACCATTCTATGGAGCTCCACCACCGCCACCACCTCCAATGCATGCAACACAGGCACCACCTCCTCCACCACCTCCGGGGGGTCGAGGCCCACCTCCTCCTCCACCTCTAGGTTTTCGAGGCCCACCTCCTCCGCCACCTCCAGGTTTTCGAGGCCCACCTCCTCCGCCACTTCCAGGTGGCCACGGCCCACCTCCTCCTCCACCTCCAGGTGGTCGAGGCCCTGCTCCACCACCGCCTCCTGGAGGTCATGCACCTGGTGCTCCCGCACCTCCTAGACTTCCAGGTGGTGCACCCCCACCACCCGGGGCTGATCCAAGAGGTAGAGGGCGTGGACTTGCTCGTCCTACTGGTGCAGCGGCACCTCGGCGATCCTCCTTAAAGCCTCTTCATTGGAGTAAGGTAACAAGGGCATTGCAAGGAAGTTTATGGGAAGAATTACAAAGACATGGAGAAACTCAAAT TGGACAAGAGTTTGACGTTTCAGAGTTAGAGAAGCTTTTTGCTGTAAATGTTCCAAAACCTGCTGCTGCTGGTGGTAAATCTGGAGGGCTAGGCAAATCCGCAGGATCCAAACCTGAGAAAATTACCTTG GTTGATTTAAGGAGAGCCTATAATACTGAAATAATGCTTACAAAGGTTAAGATGCCTCTACCGGATATGATG GCTGCAGTTCTGGCTTTGGATGACACAGTATTAGATGTTGATCAGGTGGAAAATCTTATTAAATTTTGCCCTACCAAAGAGGAAATGGATCTTTTGAAG GCATATACTGGCAACAAGGAGAATTTGGGAAAGTGCGAACAG TTCTTTATGGAGCTGATGAAAGTGCCACGAGTTGAGTCGAAATTAAGAGTATTCTGTTTCAAGATTCAATTTCAGTGTCAG ATTACAGAGTTTAATAAGAGTTTAAACTTAGTGAACTCTGCATGTGAAGAG GTCCGAAATTCAGTCAAACTGAAGGAGATTATGAAGAAAATTCTTTATTTGGGTAATGCATTGAATCAAGGAACAGCAAGAG GAGCTGCTGTTGGATTTAAGTTAGATAGCCTTTTAAAGCTCACCGATACTCGTGCTTCTAACAGCAAAATGACACTGATGCATTATCTTTGCAAG GTCCTAGCTGAAAAGTCTCCTACACTCCTTGATTTTCACCTCGACCTAGTTAGCGTAGATACTGCCTCTAAG ATACAATTGAAGTCATTAGCAGAAGAAATGCAGGCAATTACCAAGGGACTAGAAAAAGTAAACCAGGAGCTTGCTGCTTCTGAAAGTGATGGCCCAGTATCTGAAGTTTTCCGTAAG